In one Accipiter gentilis chromosome 4, bAccGen1.1, whole genome shotgun sequence genomic region, the following are encoded:
- the PTCHD3 gene encoding patched domain-containing protein 3, whose product MAEPRRPAEGCSCRNTDCVERPLRRLFEGLGSGVAACPWPFVLVPLLLSGGLGAGFLFLPQRQANDIEEQFTPTQGPAKAERAFVRRYFPTDDSERFSVPRLPTEGAYATLIAVAARGDSVLSPPAWRDVRRLDAAVRARGGYERLCARSAGACASPNPLLDGGAGADLENLTFPFNRSEFLGAALGGVQTDPGGRVLAARALKLVYYLQEDGPAAAESRRWLESFLREFPSQLAALDFTSVQVTYFTSLSRQQEFEGNAKSVIPLFSVTYFLTITFSVVSCLKLSCIRNNVWLACCGVVSAGLAVLSSFGLMLFCGVPFVVTVANAPFLILGVGVDDMFIMIASWEQSLRKKEKSDVKSLLAETYAEAALSVTITTLTDVLAFFIGVWTAFPSVRSFCLYTGTAFVFCYIYTMTFFGAVIVLNYKREQGNRHWLTCMPVGLGEDQAEKSCLYNVCCIGSCSGQSSQVETKQPESEHPMSIFFKKYYGPFFTNKWIKLLLVLLYGTYLGGSIYGCTQIREGIDLRNLASDDSYVIPYYDDDDKYFSAYGPRVMVVITESVDYWNETVRLVIENCTQNLEGISYVDKNFTESWLRVYTKHAEGSLINISSKSLFIKNLSTLFRIVPSFEWDINKTQDKIEASRFFIQTVNVTSAIDEKNLLNQLRETAEQCSIPLMVYHPAFIYYDQYLVIVQNTVQNIVVAAGAMLVVSLLLIPNPLCSLWVTFAIVSVIVGVAGFMTFWNVNLDSISMINLVICIGFSVDFSAHISYAFVTSGESSANKRAIEALYLLGYPVLQGALSTILGVVVLAAAKAYIFRTFFKIMFLVILFGALHGLVFIPVFLTFFGNFGRSPHNTQSKKLELRFRNDKDCP is encoded by the exons ATGGCGGAGCCGCGGCGCCCCGCGGAGGGCTGCTCCTGCCGCAACACCGACTGCGTGGAGCGGCCGCTGAGGCGGCTCTTcgaggggctggggagcggcGTGGCCGCCTGCCCCTGGCCCTTCGTGCTGGTGCCGCTGCTGCTGTCGGGCGGGCTGGGCGCCGGCTTCCTCTTCCTGCCGCAGCGGCAGGCGAACGACATCGAGGAGCAGTTCACGCCGACGCAGGGGCCCGCCAAGGCCGAGCGCGCCTTCGTGCGGCGTTACTTCCCCACCGACGACTCGGAGCGCTTCTCCGTCCCGCGGCTGCCCACCGAGGGCGCCTACGCCACCCTCATCGCCGTGGCGGCGCGGGGGGACTCGGTCCTGAGCCCGCCGGCGTGGCGCGACGTGCGGCGGCTGGACGCGGCGGTGCGCGCCCGCGGCGGCTACGAGCGGCTCTGCGCCCGCTCGGCCGGCGCCTGCGCCAGCCCCAACCCGCTGCTggacggcggggcgggggccgacCTGGAGAACCTCACCTTCCCATTCAACCGCAGCGAATTCCTGGGGGCCGCGCTGGGCGGCGTGCAGACGGACCCCGGcgggcgggtgctggcggcgCGGGCCCTGAAGCTGGTGTACTACCTGCAGGAGgacggccccgcggcggcggagagccGGCGGTGGCTGGAAAGCTTCCTGCGGGAGTTCCCGTCGCAGCTGGCGGCGCTGGACTTCACCTCCGTTCAG GTGACTTACTTTACCTCGCTGTCCAGACAACAGGAGTTTGAAGGAAATGCCAAGAGCGTGATCCCACTCTTCTCCGTCACTTACTTCTTGACCATAACCTTTTCAGTCGTCTCTTGCCTAAA actgaGCTGTATAAGAAATAATGTCTGGCTTGCATGCTGTGGAGTGGTTTCTGCCGGTTTAGCTGTGTTAAGCAGCTTTGGATTGATGCTCTTCTGTGGAGTGCCGTTTGTGGTCACTGTAGCAAATGCACCATTTCTTATTCTGG GAGTTGGTGTTGATGACATGTTTATCATGATTGCTTCCTGGgaacaaagtttaagaaaaaaagagaaatctgatgTTAAATCTCTGCTGGCTGAGACTTATGCAGAAGCAGCACTTTCTGTGACTATCACCACTCTCACAGACGTTTTGGCCTTTTTCATTGGCGTCTGGACTGCTTTTCCATCCGTGAGATCATTTTGCCTCTACACAGGCACTGCTTTTGTCTTCTGCTATATATATACCATGACCTTCTTTGGAGCAGTTATTGTATTAAATTATAAAAGGGAGCAAGGAAACCGACACTGGCTAACTTGTATGCCTGTGGGATTAGGTGAAGATCAGGCTGAGAAGTCCTGCTTGTACAATGTTTGCTGTATAGGCAGCTGTTCTGGGCAGTCATCTCAGGTAGAAACCAAACAGCCAGAAAGTGAACATCCAATGAGcatattctttaaaaagtatTATGGCCCTTTCTTCACAAATAAATGGATCAAGCTACTTCTGGTATTGCTGTATGGAACATATTTGGGTGGCAGTATTTATGGATGTACTCAGATCAGGGAAGGCATTGATCTTAGAAATCTGGCGAGTGATGACTCGTACGTTATTCCATACTATGATGATGATGACAAATACTTCTCAGCATATGGACCCAGGGTCATGGTTGTCATTACTGAAAGTGTAGATTACTGGAATGAGACTGTTCGTCTTGTCATCGAAAACTGCACACAGAATTTAGAGGGCATTTCCTATGTAGACAAGAACTTCACAGAGTCATGGCTGAGAGTATACACAAAACATGCCGAAGGAAGTTTGATAAATATAAGCAGTAAGTCTCTTTTCATTAAGAACTTAAGTACGTTGTTCAGAATTGTTCCCAGTTTTGAGTGGGACATTAACAAGACTCAGGATAAAATAGAAGCTTCACGTTTCTTCATCCAGACGGTAAATGTGACTTCAGCCATTGACGAGAAGAATCTTCTCAATCAGTTAAGAGAGACGGCCGAGCAGTGCAGTATTCCATTAATGGTGTATCACCCAGCATTCATCTACTATGATCAGTACCTGGTAATAGTGCAGAACACTGTTCAGAACATTGTCGTTGCTGCTGGGGCAATGCTCGTTGTCTCCCTTTTGCTTATTCCCAACCCATTGTGTTCATTGTGGGTGACTTTTGCTATCGTTTCTGTTATAGTTGGTGTTGCTGGTTTCATGACATTTTGGAACGTCAATCTAGATTCCATATCCATGATCAACCTGGTTATTTGTATAGGGTTTTCAGTAGATTTTTCTGCTCATATTTCCTATGCCTTTGTTACAAGCGGAGAGTCATCAGCCAATAAAAGGGCAATTGAAGCTCTGTATCTGCTAGGTTACCCAGTATTACAAGGTGCACTTTCTACTATACTAGGAGTAGTTGTCCTGGCTGCAGCAAAAGCCTACATCTTCAGAACATTTTTCAAGATCATGTTCCTTGTTATTTTGTTTGGGGCTCTTCACGGTCTTGTTTTTATTCCggtatttttaaccttttttggAAACTTTGGCAGATCACCCCACAATACCCAATCTAAAAAGCTAGAGCTTAGGTTTAGAAATGATAAAGATTGTCCATGA